CGGTACTACGTATTTCATTAGGATAAACGGAAAAAAATTCACTTCCGAAATGAGTGTGAATTATATTTTCCCTACCGAACATCTTAACATCATCACACGCCCTATTCATCAACAACTTATTCTTGATCCCAATTCCATCCGCCAAGGCGATAGTATTCGTGGAATTTTCGATTTAACTTTTGAAGAAACGCATTGGGAAAAGGGTCGACCAATCTATTCCGACACCTCAAAATTTAGCGGTGTATTTAAAGCAAAAATGGAGTGAACATGAAAAAAAATCACAACCGGATTTCCAGCTTTAGATTTGCATGGAAAGGAATCGTTTCAACATGGAAAACCGAGCCCAACTTTAAAATTCATTTTATCTTATTGGCTCTGACAATAACTGCAGGATTTCTGTTTCATATCAATTCCACCGAATGGATAATGATTGTGATGGTTGCTACCAGTGTTTTGGCAATGGAAATAATGAATACCGCCATTGAAACACTTACCGATTTGGAATCACCTGAATATCATGCCTTGGCCGGAAAAACAAAAGACCTGTCGGCTGCTGCAGTTTTGGTGTTTACCATTGGAGCAGCGCTGACAGGTCTGTTCATTTTTGTACCGAAAATTTATTCGCTCTTGTTTTCCTGATGGGGATTGTATCCGCAACGTGATAATTTTTTCTTGAACTTCTCACGTTCCTCTTCCGACATCCCCTCCATTTTGCGGTGCATTTTTTCTTTCCAGTATTGGTGTCGACCACCGGAGTGACATTGATTTCCGCAGCATTTTCCGCCA
This window of the Flavobacteriales bacterium genome carries:
- a CDS encoding diacylglycerol kinase family protein; this translates as MKKNHNRISSFRFAWKGIVSTWKTEPNFKIHFILLALTITAGFLFHINSTEWIMIVMVATSVLAMEIMNTAIETLTDLESPEYHALAGKTKDLSAAAVLVFTIGAALTGLFIFVPKIYSLLFS